The region GATTGTAGCACGAATCTCTGCCGGATGGTGGGCATAATCATCAACAATAATCATATCATCAACTTTTTTCTCACTAAAACGACGTTTAACACCACCAAACGTCGCCATTTCTGTTGCGACTTTTATTAAGTCAATGTTTTCTAAGTGAGAAATAGCAATCACACCTAAAGCGTTATAAACATTGTGCATACCAAAGGCTGGTAATTCAAAATGTCCAATCACTTCATCTTTATAAGTTACATCAAATTCTGATCCTGTTGTCGTACGTTCAATATTAATCGCACGGAAATCATCATTTTCATTCGTTCCATAGTAATAAATTGGCGCTTTTGTTTCTAACTTTCTTAATTGTTCATCATCCCCAAAGACAACTAAGCCCTTTGAAACTTGAGATGAGAAAGTTTGGAAAGCATCTAAAACATCATCTAGACTCTTATAGTAATCCGGATGATCAAAATCAATATTGGTAATAATCGCATAATCTGGAGAATAAGCTAAGAAATGACGACGATATTCACAAGCCTCAAAAGCAAAATAATCAGCATTAGCTACGCCATGTCCTGTACCGTCTCCAATTAAATAACTAGTTGGAACAATACCACTCATGATATGGGCCAATAAACCTGTTGTACTTGTCTTACCGTGTGCGCCTGTTACAGCAATACTTGTAAAGTTTTTGATAAATTCACCAATAAAGCGATGATATCTCACAACACGTAAGCCTTTTTTTAAAGCTTCTTGAATCTCACGGTGATTATCTTCGTAGGCATTGCCTGCAATAACAATCATGCCCTCTTTGATATTAGCTTCATCAAAAGGATAGATTGGCACACCTGCTTTTTCTAACTCTCTTTGAGTGAAACAATATTTTTCAATATCGGATCCTTGTACACGATAACCTTTTTCATGCAAAATTAAAGCTAGGGCGCTCATCCCTGCTCCTTTTATTCCTACAAAATGGTAGATTGGTGCCACTTTTTTATCCATAAAAATCCTCTTTTCTGATTTTTAAAATCTCCGTTAAGTTTATATTAACAGCCTAACAAATTTATATCGTTTTATATTATCTTACATTGTCACAAAAAATTCAATCAAAAACCCTTAGTTACTTAAAAAAAGTAAGTGATTAATTTTTAATCAAAATATTTATTGGTAATCGTCGGATTGTCCTCATCTATTAACCAATTCAATGATTTTTCTAATCTTGGCGTGGCTTTTTTTTGTATCTCACCGACTTCTTCACTCACTACTTTTTCAGGTTCAGACATGTTTGCTAACTCATCCTCCTTAGCTAGCAAGGTAACGTCAGCTTCTTTTTTCTTAAAGCGTGTCAATAACTCGTCTTTATCTTTAAGAGCTTCAGCTTCAATTTGCTCTTTTTCTTGTAACTTAGCTACCTGTGATTCTGGGATTTTTTTCGCGATAAATCCTCTATTTTTCAAACCACGAGTTGGAATTACTTCATCATATTTATCTGCCACTGTTCTTTTAGGTACCTCACCTACTAAAGTCTCACTAACATTGGCTTGATTTCGACGTT is a window of Vagococcus intermedius DNA encoding:
- the murC gene encoding UDP-N-acetylmuramate--L-alanine ligase; the encoded protein is MDKKVAPIYHFVGIKGAGMSALALILHEKGYRVQGSDIEKYCFTQRELEKAGVPIYPFDEANIKEGMIVIAGNAYEDNHREIQEALKKGLRVVRYHRFIGEFIKNFTSIAVTGAHGKTSTTGLLAHIMSGIVPTSYLIGDGTGHGVANADYFAFEACEYRRHFLAYSPDYAIITNIDFDHPDYYKSLDDVLDAFQTFSSQVSKGLVVFGDDEQLRKLETKAPIYYYGTNENDDFRAINIERTTTGSEFDVTYKDEVIGHFELPAFGMHNVYNALGVIAISHLENIDLIKVATEMATFGGVKRRFSEKKVDDMIIVDDYAHHPAEIRATIDGARQKYPDKKVIGVFQPHTFTRTVALLDEFGEALDLADHVYLCDIFGSAREVQGDVKIEDLGEKITKGGQVISEDNVSPLLDYHDAVVIFMGAGDVQKFQQAYERLLGTTRKNSM